The following coding sequences are from one Mytilus trossulus isolate FHL-02 chromosome 8, PNRI_Mtr1.1.1.hap1, whole genome shotgun sequence window:
- the LOC134728099 gene encoding bis(5'-nucleosyl)-tetraphosphatase PrpE [asymmetrical]-like, with translation MYSASMTSLFIIITSLLRTRKPIATVRRFTKYKLPLPKTIHLTLEKSFIQDREVFIIGDVHGCLDELEELLELAKLEIKNKKMLPIFVGDLANKGPHNLMTIRKVRQMEALCVRGNHEEAIIQHYLNLQNDDNYVIPEVFKWITELDTDDINYLLELPYTISIPTRNILIVHAGLMPGIPLHQQNLDNFIHIRNLYQDNDGNLIASELPFQGEAWASLWSGTEHVYFGHDASRKLQQHPYATGLDTGCLYGNMLSGIFINSKKMLQVKAKKVYSEPKGFKTPK, from the coding sequence ATGTACAGTGCTTCAATGACATCCTTGTTCATTATTATCACATCGCTACTGAGAACCAGAAAGCCGATAGCTACTGTGAGAAGGTTCACTAAATATAAACTTCCGCTTCCAAAAACTATCCATCTTACTTTAGAAAAAAGCTTTATACAAGATCGAGAAGTATTCATAATAGGTGATGTCCATGGGTGTCTGGACGAACTAGAAGAGCTCCTCGAATTAGCTAAGctagaaataaagaataagaAAATGTTACCAATATTTGTGGGTGATTTGGCGAACAAAGGACCGCATAATTTAATGACCATTAGGAAAGTCCGACAGATGGAAGCATTATGTGTTCGGGGAAATCACGAAGAAGCGattattcaacattatttaaatttgcaAAATGATGATAACTATGTTATACCAGAGGTATTCAAATGGATCACGGAGCTAGACACGGACGACATCAATTATCTCCTAGAATTGCCGTACACCATATCTATTCCAACGAGGAATATATTAATTGTACATGCTGGGTTAATGCCTGGGATTCCACTTCATCAACAAAATCttgataattttattcatattagaAATTTATATCAAGATAATGATGGTAACTTAATAGCTTCAGAACTTCCATTTCAGGGCGAGGCTTGGGCCTCTTTGTGGTCAGGAACTGAACATGTATATTTTGGTCATGATGCTTCACGAAAATTACAACAACATCCATATGCGACCGGACTTGATACAGGTTGTTTATATGGTAATATGCTTTCGGgaatatttattaatagtaaGAAAATGTTACAAGTAAAAGCCAAGAAGGTATATTCGGAACCAAAAGGTTTTAAAACACCAAAGTGA
- the LOC134728101 gene encoding bis(5'-nucleosyl)-tetraphosphatase PrpE [asymmetrical]-like produces the protein MAALLYCIYSALFNKITETTSNKRSSKKNIKLPKTPHLVLTAEDINDREIFIIGDVHGCLDELNELLHLAKSELKGKTLLPIFVGDLANKGPHNLLTIRRIREMNGYAVRGNHDEAVLKQCLSRQERADYIVPDKYKWTTELVADDIRFLQELPYTIHIPSKNSVIVHGGFVPGTPLEEQDYTNFITMRSLFKDGETLTASASRLIGKPWASLWEGPEHVYFGHDAARKLQQYSYATGLDSGCLYGNWLTGIFLDSQRMMHVKSKKVYVTPE, from the coding sequence ATGGCGGCCTTATTATACTGCATATACTCAGcactatttaataaaataacagaaacgACATCAAATAAACGGTCAAGTAAAAAGAATATAAAGCTACCTAAAACACCTCATCTTGTACTAACAGCTGAAGATATTAACGATcgtgaaatatttattattggTGATGTTCATGGATGTCTCGATGAACTTAATGAACTTTTACACCTCGCAAAAAGTGAATTAAAAGGTAAAACTCTTCTGCCAATATTTGTGGGTGATTTAGCAAACAAGGGACCACATAACCTGTTAACAATCAGACGAATTCGTGAGATGAACGGTTATGCTGTCAGAGGTAACCATGACGAAGCTGtgttaaaacaatgtttgaGTCGACAGGAACGTGCGGATTACATTGTTCCAGATAAATACAAATGGACTACAGAGCTTGTAGCAGACGACATCCGGTTCCTACAGGAACTGCCATATACTATACATATACCTTCTAAGAATTCAGTTATCGTTCATGGCGGTTTTGTCCCAGGGACACCACTAGAAGAACAGgattatacaaattttattactATGAGGAGCTTATTTAAGGACGGTGAAACATTAACAGCATCAGCTAGTCGGCTTATAGGTAAACCGTGGGCATCGCTGTGGGAAGGCCCAGAACATGTATATTTTGGACACGACGCTGCACGAAAACTGCAGCAATATTCCTACGCCACCGGACTTGACTCCGGATGTTTATACGGAAACTGGTTGACAGGCATATTCCTGGATAGTCAGAGGATGATGCATGTAAAGTCTAAAAAGGTTTACGTAACTCCTGAAtag